The genomic segment GGACAGCATTACTTCGTCGCTCTTACCACCGGAATTTATGCGAAGTGCGTCAAGCGCGGCTTTAACTGACGGGCTCATATATTCCAGATTGCGGCTGACGTGTTGCACCGCTAATCCAATATGACTCAAATCGTCCGATTTGTTGACGACCGATATCACGCCGAGCTCGCGCAGCCGTTGAAGCAACGCGGCATTTTCCAGCATGGTGAGAACGACGATAGGTAGATTAGGAAAATTCCGACGCAAGTATCCAATTAGTGGCAAGCCGTCGCCGTACTGGCCGCCAGGCATGGCCAGGTCTGTAACGAGCACATCGCAGGCGTCGTTCTGCAGCATCTTGATAAGTTCTGTCGACTGCCGCGCACGCCCGACAATTTGCATTCCTGGAAACTTTAGCAGCGCATGTTCCGCGCCGAACAGGATCACCGGATGGTCGTCGGCCACGATCACTCTGAGTGGATTTGGCATTGCCCTCCTCTTGATACAGAAAAACCACTCTCCACAACGTCAAACATTTCTTTTTTGAATTCTAAATAAGCAGGGAATAAGTAACCCGCTAAAAAGGCGCGCGGAGAATACTTTGACTATATCCGATTTCCTCTCTTTTCAGCGTCGGATGATGCATCGGAGAGCTAATGTTAGACTTGATTCGACCCTCGGGCAAAAATTAGGGACAATAATCATCGTGAGGAATCGCCTCGCGCCCTGACAGGAGAAGCGGCACATGCGCTCGCGTTGGCTGGTTGTTTCGCTTGCTTCGCCGTTCTACCGTACGCTGCCCTTTGCCTGCGCAATCCTGGGTGTCGCGCTCTATGCAATGTCATGCCCGCGCGCGTTTGCCGAAGGTACCTTCGCGATCAGCAGCGCCAGCTTCAAATCGGGCGGCAACGTAGACGCCGCGCAGATTTTCAATCAGGACGACTGTAAAGGCGGCAATCGCTCACCGCAATTGACGTGGCACGACGCGCCACCCGGTACCCGCAGTTTCGCCGTCACCATGTTCGATCAGGATGCGCCCGGCCGGGGCTGGTGGCACTGGGCGGTCGCGGGCATTCCGGCAACGGTCAGCAGCTTGCCTGAGAACGCGAGTTCGTCGGGTTTCCTTACCAAGCTCGGCGCGGTCGAAGCGCGCAATGACTTCGACACCGATGGTTACGGCGGCCCTTGCCCGCCGCCAGGCAAACCGCATCGGTATATCGTCACCGTTTATGCATTGAGCACCGCCGATTTGCGCCTCGCGCAAGGTCGACCCGCGCTGATGTTCGATCACGAAATCGGC from the Paraburkholderia fungorum genome contains:
- a CDS encoding response regulator, whose translation is MPNPLRVIVADDHPVILFGAEHALLKFPGMQIVGRARQSTELIKMLQNDACDVLVTDLAMPGGQYGDGLPLIGYLRRNFPNLPIVVLTMLENAALLQRLRELGVISVVNKSDDLSHIGLAVQHVSRNLEYMSPSVKAALDALRINSGGKSDEVMLSRRELEVVRLFVSGMTIKEIAEQLNRSIKTISTQKNTAMRKLGIDRDSELFQYAQSNGLLNLSSHSAGDKGEIPQ
- a CDS encoding YbhB/YbcL family Raf kinase inhibitor-like protein translates to MRSRWLVVSLASPFYRTLPFACAILGVALYAMSCPRAFAEGTFAISSASFKSGGNVDAAQIFNQDDCKGGNRSPQLTWHDAPPGTRSFAVTMFDQDAPGRGWWHWAVAGIPATVSSLPENASSSGFLTKLGAVEARNDFDTDGYGGPCPPPGKPHRYIVTVYALSTADLRLAQGRPALMFDHEIGTAALGSARMVVNYGR